The following proteins are co-located in the Ostrinia nubilalis chromosome 22, ilOstNubi1.1, whole genome shotgun sequence genome:
- the LOC135082764 gene encoding putative nuclease HARBI1, producing the protein MNAINAIVHLANNADPARRRKLYRQRSNPFDLRDLNFKIKYRFNKDTVRTIIDLVEDDLVQSARGGGTCPELQVLVAIRCWGRREVQDDAGDLHGLSQPTVSRICARVAHAIANKANSFIKMPITIGEQERISAKFRAIKNFPGVIGAIDCTHIKIKKTGGDMAQYYINRKGYYSLNVQVVCDADLKIMDIVARWRGSTHDSRIFMESNIKQRFEDRQFRGRLIGDSGYPLLPYLFTPILRPSRPEEEAYNNAHISTRNTVERCFGVWKQRFQCLLHGLPVSLQNGKAVIIALAVLHNIAIDMNDTLLEQHMEQVPVTPQLSTENSVHDNRPSLLRRRSQLILQNFINQHF; encoded by the exons atgaatgctataaatgcaattgtgcatttagccaataatgccgacccagcgcgacgtagaaagctctaccgccaacgaagcaacccattcgatttgcgggacctaaattttaaaataaaatataggttcaataaggacacagtgcgcaccatcatagatttggtggaagatgatctggttcagagcgctagaggtggtggcacgtgtcctgaactgcaagttttagtggccataagatgttggggacgtcgtgag gtacaagatgatgctggtgacctccatggcctaagtcagccgacagtgagccggatatgcgccagagtcgcgcatgcaatcgcgaataaggcaaattccttcatcaaaatgcctatcactataggagagcaggaaagaattagtgccaaatttagagcaattaaaaattttcctggggtgataggagccatagattgcacccacattaaaattaaaaaaaccggaggtgacatggcccagtactatattaatagaaaaggctattattccctgaatgttcag gttgtctgtgatgctgacctcaaaataatggatatagtggctagatggcgaggcagtacacatgacagtcgaatttttatggagagcaatataaaacaacgatttgaggataggcagtttagaggacgccttattggcgattcgggctaccctcttctgccatatctatttacacctattttaaggcctagtcgtccagaagaagaagcatacaataatgctcacatctcaactaggaacactgttgaaaggtgttttggggtgtggaagcagcggttccaatgcctactccatggcttaccagtaagcctccaaaatggaaaagctgtgatcatagcattggctgtattacataatatagccattgatatgaatgacacattgttag aacaacatatggagcaggtccctgtaactccgcaactttcgacggagaacagtgttcacgacaaccgaccttcattgttgaggcgtaggtcgcagttgatactacaaaattttataaatcaacatttttga